The following DNA comes from Verrucomicrobiia bacterium.
TGATGGAGGATGTTGAGGAGCTTGTGCTTGGCGGAATCGTCGAGGAGGGGAAGGCGGCCGGCGACGCGGGACATGCAGTGGTACGTCGCGGGGAGGGAGGGATCGGCCGTGATACGAGGGATTCTCATCGGGTGATGCGTGAAAGGTGCCGGGGAGGAGTGGGAGGCGGATGTGGTTGAACAGAATGGCGGAATGAGAGTGATCGACGGGATTGAAGAGATCAACAAAAAATACCTGTCCCACTATCAAGCTAGCTCCGCGAGTCCACAAAGCACCCCACCATTGCGGCCGCGTGGAACTCGGCTCCCGGATGCCACGCTTCGCGACGCTCGCACCTCATTCCAGGACTCCGGGACGCCACGGCTACACGGTGGGGACTGGTGTTGGGCTGGTGCAATGTCTACGATGCAGGGAGGGGGGTCGTCTCGGGGAAGATGACGGGATACAGGAATGAGGTGCTTGTGACGATATTTCCAATTGGGCGATGAGTATGCATCACGCGATGAATGGGAACGGGAACCACCGATTTTGGGAGGAGGATCCGTGGCGGGTGCTGCGGATCATGTCGGAGTTTGTGGATTCGTTTGAGGAGATGTCCCAGGTGCCGCCGGGGATCACGATCTTCGGTTCGGCACGGACTCCGGAGGCGGACGGCGGATACCAGTCGGCGCGGGAGCTGGGTCACAAGCTGGCGAAGCACGGGTTTTCGGTGATCACGGGGGGAGGGCCGGGGATCATGGAGGCGGCGAACCGGGGGGCGTCGGAGGTGGATCGGGCGTTGAGCGTGGGGCTGAGCATCGAGTTGCCGTCGGAACAGGCTCCCAACCGGTACGCGGGGGTGCAGGTGGATTTCCGGTATTTCTTCGCGCGAAAGGTGTGTCTGGCGAAGTACAGCACGGGGTTTGTGTTTTTCCCGGGAGGGTTTGGGACGCTGGATGAGTTTGGGGAACTGATCACGCTGGTGCAGACCCAGCGGATTCCGCGGTTCCCGCTGGTGCTGTTCGGGCGTGGGTACTGGGAGGGGCTGGTGCGGTGGATCAACGACACGCTGTTGACGAGCGGGATGATCTCCGCGGGGGACAACGCGTTGTTTCATGTCACGGACTCCGTGGATGAAACGG
Coding sequences within:
- a CDS encoding TIGR00730 family Rossman fold protein — encoded protein: MNGNGNHRFWEEDPWRVLRIMSEFVDSFEEMSQVPPGITIFGSARTPEADGGYQSARELGHKLAKHGFSVITGGGPGIMEAANRGASEVDRALSVGLSIELPSEQAPNRYAGVQVDFRYFFARKVCLAKYSTGFVFFPGGFGTLDEFGELITLVQTQRIPRFPLVLFGRGYWEGLVRWINDTLLTSGMISAGDNALFHVTDSVDETVDWFLDFRREMGTPRKAPRAFR